In Enoplosus armatus isolate fEnoArm2 chromosome 16, fEnoArm2.hap1, whole genome shotgun sequence, the genomic window AGGCTGTAGGATCCAATCTGATTGATGTTTTGGACCTGAACTCTGACCTGGGTGCTGCCAGCGGTGCCATCTCGTGATTCTCTGCAAACATCCGCCTGTCTGCCTCGGTCTTCCTCTTAATGAGTTTCTGGATGCGTTTGCAGATGAGGTAAATCATCTCGCAGATGCACATTAAGATGCAGAAAGCAGAGGAGACCACCATGAAGAGGGTGAAGATCTTCTTCTCAGTTGGACGTGATATGTAGCAGTCCACAATGTTGGGGCACGGCTCCAGGGCGCACTTGGACAGGCGGGGCATGTCGTAACCATCGTAGATGTGGTACAGGATGTAAAGGAAGCCAGCATCAAAGCCTGCCTTGAAAACCAGACTCACCTACGAGGAGATAAATGAGGGTTAAACTGGGATCTGTAGTGAAAAGGTGAACATTTCCAATCATTGCATGCTCATAACTCATACAGCTTCAGTCCAGTGTGGAGGGACGGTGTTTCTGATTGCGCCGGGAGGTGCAAAAGAAGTTGtcaaaacagttttttcttatgatcaggagaaaacaaatcatATACAGTTACACAAATGTCTTCTCCAAACTTTTGTACATAGCCACTCATCCCTAGcaattatttttgacatttctaaCAATGACTAacttctgtttcctgtgtggCATCTACAGGAAGGCCAGAAATAAACTTTCACATCCTACGCTGCTTACCAGGTAAGTCCACCACAGCCCCCCACGTTTCTTCCCCGGGTTGGCATACAGATGGGCGCCTTTGTGTGAGGTGGTGTACTGCAAGTCCTTCTTCTCGCGATACTTGACGTGCCCCACCACCATCAGCGACGGACAGGTGACGAAGATGAGCTGCAGGGCCCACAGGCGGATGTGGGAGATGGGGAAGATGTGGTCGTAGCACACGTTGTTGCAGCCGGGCTGGGCCGTATTGCAGACAAAGTCCTTGCTCTCGTCGCCCCACACACGCTGGGCCGCCACCACAAACACCATCACCCGGAAGACAAAGACCATGGAGAGCCAGACGCGGCCAAACACGGTGGAGTACTTGTTGACCCCACTGAGGAGGGCCTCCAATGCAGACCAGTTCATGACTGCTGCGGTGGAGGATGctgaaggagatgaaggagcTCCACAGGAGACCAGGTGGGATTGGCGGGATGAGGTTCTTGATGATCTGAACCTGAGCAAAGGAAGAATGACACAGTCGATTAGAAAAATTAGAGTAGTTCAAGCACTTAAAAGTGAAAAAcgtattgttattattatttattagacaAAGAGCACTGCACATTATTCTCttcatatatttaattttattagaAATGTTAGAAATCTGTGGTCTTAGAAGTCCACGCCGACGCCATAACCCTGATGACaccactatgacatcatcaaggTTCTTTTCTCAGTTTGGACAGAGAGACGACCCCCAGTAGCCCTAATACACATAAACTGaacttgatgtgtaaaataagTAGTGTGCGACCTTTAATGATTTACATGTTACCTCATTAAATATGTTATTACTAATACATAGGAaacataaaatcacaaaaaggGTTCCAATAATACCACATAAAGCGAACACAACTTTTCTATTGTGTCATTCCCTGACCCAAAGAAGctgagtaaacaaacaaaaagccattTTGAAATGATGATCAGCTGTGAGGAAACAAAACTACCAGACATCATTTTTCACAATCATATTCCCTGTTGTAGCCGATCCGTATTTGCACAGAGCTACCTCTTCAAAACTGACTCATTACACATAAATGAGTGAGTCACCCTCGGAGCCTCTCTATGCTGAAAAGACAGACCAATACTCTCGACTCTGTTAGTCAGCTATTTGAACAGTGTGGCTGATCAGGCAGCCGCAGTCGTCTCTGTAGTCCCATACGCCTATTGCAGTCTTAGTTCTTCAAAGGACTGTGAGGggatcacatttcatttgtgaATGTTAAGCATGCCATCATCGTACCATGAGACCCGTgctctgagggaggaggggagttTTAGTTGAAATATTACCATGTGGATTTAATGGTCTGATCGTGTGTGGACTTTAAACATGGAGCTGTTGTGGATCACCTGCACAGTTAGCTGGCTCTGCGTTTCctagtgtgtgggtgtgctgtCAGATTTCTTTGGCTGCATGTGTATCCTCTTCCCatttttctatctctctctgggGCCTGGAGGTGTGTAAACGAAGTGGTGCTCCTAAGTAGGTGTGTGCCTGCATGCGCATTACAGAATGTGTGCTTAAAAAGATTCACATCTGAAAGGGACTCACAGATTCAGTTTGGGTTGGGAGCTCTGGAGCGGCAGTTGAGTGAGGGGTGCAAACACCATTGAAATACATATTTGGTTTTGTTATGTAAGTGTGCACATAAGGAGGGTCTGGCACGGTACATAAGGGTTAAGATTTCTAAAGGATTTCTTTTCAacaatagataaaaaaaatatacatttacatctCATTGTGACAAGTGCTCACGGCCTGACAGGGAACAAGTTGGATAACAGCCTTCCTGTTCACTGTTCCATTTCAATTCTGTCTCATCTAATCCAGAGTATTTGAATTCAGAAACACTTTCCTCCTGCATTTGGGCATCACCATAGACATATTGAGCTGTCAAATGAGTtgctattttctctctcatccagCCTTCCTGACTATTAAATTACACAGCATAAAAAGACTTGACTCAATGAATGCCTTCAGAATCACAATATAGGCAACTGAGAGCCAAACACATTCGATCACAGCTGATGTTACCTacacttttcctctccctctaaGTGGATAATTCAACCCGTGGTATTCATTTAATAATGCGTCTCGGCCTGTGCCTTTGGGACTCTGTTTTACGCAGAGAACAGGCTGGATGGTGTATCCTTGTTTTGAATCTTCAGgcatgtcattttaaaaaaaaaaagtcagtttatCAGTGTGATTTCTCTTTCAATTTTATACAAAATGCAGTCttgcacagatacacaaactTTGAGTTGACATTCAGCCTgaatagggggaaaaaaacttcaGGGAGATGGCAAAGCTGGACCACAATTTGTTTTCCTATTTGCTCTAGATTGCAAGGTTGCCTTCCCTGCCGACAGCAGCGGGCCTCGTCTATCTCTGTGccattgtgtttgttcttctcTTTGTTGTGACAGACGAGATGCACTTGATTCTGATATTTCAACTCAAGTGCGATGGAAATGCGGCTCTAGTTCATTAAGAGTCTTACAGGGCGGACAAGAGTTTTGATTCTCATGAGGGAAAATGGCGACCTGGCACTCTCAGCGAACTCAAACAGGTGAGGGATTAGGCAGGGATGTCCAATTGTGTCGACATCATTCTTAGACAGAAAATACACCTTTACACTTGCATTAAGCCTCTCAGTGCAGATCTCCATTATGTCTACAGCTTTATCTAGCTCCTTATGTACATAAGCACCTCATCTGAAACAGCCATAGATCCTTGACTGTGACTTGCTCTACAGGTTGAGCTAGTTGCAAATACTTTTCTATCCACCAAGACTACATAGTCTGTATGAGTCAGTGCTCCTGGCTAACAAGGTGGGGTTGAAGTTCTCttgtgtggctttttttttgttgttgttcttcatcccagctctgcttttcttttttctgtctttcgcATTCATCTCGCCTTTTTACCTTCAACCTGACTTTATTCCACTTTTCAAAGTAACACGTATCATGCCGCGGGAGTAAAGCACAAGCAATCCATGTATAGCTTTATTCGCTCTGCTTTCAGTTATCTGTCTTCGCAAATCTCATTCTTTTGTACGCACCAGGGCTGAGCTCTTTCCTTGACATACAAGATCTTCCCTCGTTGTAGGATAGAAAAAGGAACAGAATGAACAATGTTCCAGCCCTTTCAGTGTCTCGTTTTCTTACGCTACCTTTTGTCCTCTTGAATCCTTTCTGGCACTCATCTGAAATTAAGCTGAAATTcagaactttatttacattacatctaTTTTCTTGATCTAATACTGCTTTTGAATATCGACAAAGCATCTTACCTTAGACTCGGAGACGCAGTGTCAAAGAGGTCTTTCCTGACTTTCAAGTGAGTGTGTCCCAGCTGGCCTGGTGTCGATGCTAAGTGACTTGGTTTCACCTGGATATTTTGAGCGGGGTTGGCCCTGAGGTGTGGACATGCTGGAAGAATTCTGGTATTGGTGGATGGGTGGAGCATCTCATACAGACACCTGCATACTCCCAAACACACAGGCAATTCCAACCCAGGGCTAGTTTTGCATGAGCAGGCCTGCCTTGGGGGAAGACAGAGAAGTGACAGGGAGATAGCgtcagagagaggaaagagaaacagtgtAACAGAGAAAGGAATGGAAAATGATGTGATAATGATAgttagagaaaaagaaaaggtaataAACAGGCAGGTGGATGTTGTATATGATATGAAACTGAGGCAAGTTTAATCTGTGAACCAGCGTGAGCACTGGGGTCTGCGCTGGTCTCAGGCATTTAACCTTTAGATCCCACTTAGTGTCCACTTCATCAGCTTGCATCGACTGCCCTACTACTGTGCACTGTGACGATCGTACATGCCCAAAAGCAGCATTACTGGGGATTTCTAAGCCTGCTCAAAATGAAAGTCTGACAAACATCGAAGCAGtagttcagaaaaaaaagtgaaagaacaCAGGCAATGATGGTTATTGGAAGTTTTTAAAGACGACTTGTGATGGGCCTActgtcagcaaacacacatgataAACAAAAATCCACCCATAATCCCCTATGGCATCAGATTCAAACGGTGGTATCACATTTCCTCCTTCTCAGCCCTTACCTAATCAAATGTACAATCACATGAGAGCTCATCCCTGTAGGAAACAGTATAATAGATGTGTCTTCATGGCTATCCCATGCATTCCACAGGAGGGAGGGATTTCTCTCAATCGCTCCAGACCtgttggggtgttttttttgttattgtttgtttgtttgatttttttatccTTTAGTTTCCAAGTGATATGCCAACACACCCACTCGGTGGCTGCCTTGAATGCAACAAATACAATAAGTGGAAGCAAATAGGCTAACACAGGTACACTTACATGTGTTCCTAAAGTGTCACATATAGTACATGAGAGTACTTTATGTGGAAGATGAAAACCAACATagagcagagacacaaaggaaacaagagTGACAGCCCTCAGGGTAATTACTAAGTTCAGTTAGGGTGTGCCAATGAAATGTTAGATCGCCTTACTTGCAACTTCCTTATAAGCCACAAAGCAggttttctcattttgtttctgtttttacatgatACCAGTCAGTCCTTTTCTAAAAAGATTGTACCTTTCTCAAAATAGTAGAGTCTACACAAGGCTGGATTCTGCAATAAATATTATACTCTCTTGCATTGagaggaggcagacaggagaaagatcagacagagagaagaagatgaatGCCTTTCTACAAAGAATATGTTATGCCCTCCATTGGCCTCTAGAGAATGCTGATGCTCCAtcattttattacagtttttttcagtcagaaagggggggggggttaaatagacagagaaacagaggatcTCATCATTCCTATTAAAACTAAGCAGCCACAATGTCTGTGATAAAGAAAGAGGCAGCAACTGAGAAAAGCTACAGAGTTGGTTGTCAATAGTGATATTTCTGTCTAAAAACAAGCTATTCCAGGTGATCTAATGGTACTGACCAAcagatttcatatttaaaacacCAGCAGCCTTTTGGTTAAACTAAATCATACTTGCATGTCACAGCTCTAGCTCTATGATCACTTGTAGTTCTTCACCAGGGCTCCCTTCACTTAGCCACCCACTTCAGCACACAGGGTATACATGCACATGCTCAGCCAGTCAGAGTGAGGCTATTTAACTCATATGGCTAAATGAGGAGGGAGCAACATCCACTAAGTCTTAAGTAGCTTGGAATTAACATTACGTGTGTTACATTCGTGCACGCTCCAAAGAAAAAAGACTAAGCACCTCTCTTTCACTACCctcccagaaaaaaaaggttggacTTAAATGTAATTAGGTGTGAAGCGTTTTATCTCATTTATATCACAACAGTGCCAATAATGATGTTTATGTGTCAAGAACTAAAACATTTCCTCCCAGTAGGACTTAGGAATGAGCTCTGACTGCACACAAACTGTACCACAACATGACTGGAACAGATCCCTGGCTACCTTATTCAGGTGGATCTAGGTACTGCACTAGGTACTGTACTGGTCTGCACTGGGTTTGGAAAAACGTATCAAACAACTAACTGGTCATGGATTTGGAATAACAGTTGAGGACGCTCCCTGAGACTCTTGCACAAATTCTGCGTTGCCGAGTATAAAATTGCAAAAGACCCAACATGTCAAACATAATGCCGAGCAAACGGGATGGCAGCCATGATCATGGAAGATCAAAGCTGTACAAAGATGTTTAGAGTAATCACAAATAGCTAGCACAAATAGGGCCCACGCCCGACAACACACAGGAATGTGATGTACTATGGCCAAGCCAGTGGGCTTACTTCAGCTCAGACTTACCAGAGACTCCATCTATTGTATGTGCCTCCACATAGCCATGACTTCCACATAACACATACCAATATACACTATGAGAGAGACACGAGCAATGCAACCTCTACTTGCCCTTCTCGTTATGTGGAGGACATCTGGCTGATTCATTCTTGGCCTGATGGAGCTAAAATTCAAGTAAGAAGTAACAAGATCAGCTCCCGCACACtgtcaacatttaaaatgtattgaagtTTTCGGTCAAGCAGCCTTCTTGGAGTTATTAGCAGATATCTGGAACAGGCTTAAAGGCACACAAGTCACTCACCCTTGTGAGTCCGCAGGATAGACTCTGTGACAACAATTTAAGAGAGGCCTGCCTAAAAATGTAGGTTCACAAGTGTTCTTAGGGCGTGAAGAATGAAAAGCAACTCCCACTGAGGGGTAGAGGAATATTTCACTGGGTGCTTTCTTCCTAAACCCtggcagaaaacattttaggtGAGGCTGGCTAAAAAGCAAACTTTCTCCAAACCCCTCATGAAAGTGCAGACGTTGTCGAAACGAGAGAACTGAACCAAATGACCAAATCACTGGATCAACACCTCTTTCCCCACACTGCTTGTGGAAAGCACCATTTAGCTGTGTATCTTGAAATGGTGGATTATTCCTCAGCACCCTGGATAGTCTGCACAATGTCTGCCGGCAATCCGAGATGTATAGAGGAGTCTTTTATAGGGCAGAGCCCCAAAAGATTAAATAGTCTCTAGACTGATTGGCTGAGCATGCACGTGCATATTCTTGTAATGTTGAAGCTCCTAAATAAGTGACAAAGCTCCattagaaatgtgtgaaataaaactCAGGACAACTTTATTATCTGCATGGGGAATCAAAGAAAATTAGGGCcttattatagaaatattatttatatagaaatataagACCCGAACTGTGAAGACAACAAGCTACAAAGATGGTGGAGAAGTCAAAGGTCAAAAAAGGGTATACGAAAAACATGGTGTTATTGTTTGAGGTAAACCGTGTATAATGATCAATAGAGGCTGACAGTTCTCTTGACATTTGTTTATACAAAACCATCACTATTAATTTGACAATGACATACTGACGTTTAAGCTACACATAGCTTTTCACTTGTCAAGTCTGAACTGTTTTACTTCAAATATCCGAACAATGTTGTATCCATCTAAGCTGGCACAGTCATCCTGCCTAGTCTTATGTCTTGTCTCTCTGATCATCCTCAACAAACCACCCTCCCACAACTCAGCCCTGCACCTTCTCCTGTTTCTATCCTGCAACCCCCCCAACGCCACCCCTCCCTTTCCCAGAGACCTGTCCCATTACTGTCACCGTCATTGCTCCAGCTTGGGTCATTCCCCAGTGTGTCAGAGCTGGTGACACCGAGCCAGCCCCCCCTCGCTGTGTGTTGTGACAGCACCATGTCTCCACCGCCACTGTGGATGATGTCAGGATGCCCCCTCGAGGAGGTCACCATCTTctatctctctgcctctgtctttctctgtccgTTACACTGGCTCCACAGGATGCTGGTCTGCTGGAAAGAAagatttgtcaaaatgtcaggggggggggggggggggtgtaagggAAAACACAGAACAGTCTGTGAGCTGATTTATGCCATGAGCCACTGATTGCAGCCAATCAATTATAGTCAATCAATTATACTTAATGTGTTCCACATAAAATTCACAAAATGATGTTGCTTGGCTTCATGTGTACTTGCCTTACCACAGggataatgaaaaatataattgtataataataataataataataataaataaatgatgctTTTCACTTAGATGAACACGTTATTTGCTGGGATCAGTCTTTGAACCACACACTTACCTGTGACCAACCTcacatgtgaaaatatgaacattaaatacaattaaaaaggAACCTGGAGGAGTTTTCAAGTTTTAGCGCTGGCATTAGCTTATGCCAGCTAGTACACCTGAAAATATCTGCTAGTGACAGTCGGCATTCCAGCAGACAAAATCTGGCTACAAATGACAAATCTGCTTTTGTTTGATTATGTGTGAAATCTAAgacagtgtttaaaaaaataataaaaatttCAAGTGGTAAATCGAGTGGTTTCAAGTGGTCTCCGTTATCGTGGACTGGTGTAATCTATCATTGCAAAACTATCTTTTGCAAATGCAATAACACTTAAATACATGTGATAGAAAAAAGTTCTGTTGCGCTTTGAGTAGGTCAGATTTGCTATTCCAGAGAGCAACCGttcctttttgtgtgtgggtCTGGCAGTGATTGTGGTGTTTGAGGCAGCAGTGAGCTGCATGTAAAACTACactacattgttttgttgtctgctagagcagaaaatgtgtctttttgtgatTAAGTAGTGAATATCTATGATGATGAATACTTGGAGGACTATTAATTTGATGTTCACAATGTAATTGTTGACTTTGTTAATGTAGATCcttcaaactgaaactgaaatgtacTTCAGGTCTATGAAAACTTAATTAAATAAAGAACACTTCATTTCAGAATCTATTATTGTGTAGCCTCTCATGTTATAAAATGCACAATGATATTCAGAATTATCTTGGAGAGTGATGCCTTTAGCTTGCATAACACTGCAGTGTAGGATGATGCCAAGTGATGGGACTGCATGTGCAGCAAGTGGTATTAAGGGTAGATCTTGTGCAGATTGGTTGCCACTCCTTTGGGGGTTTCTTCCTATCTGTGGACCACTTCAGTGCAAGAAGATGTATTCATCATTCCACAAACATCCACTTATCAATCTCATCCTACATCCTGTTAGAGGCCAACTGCTGCCCtgcatgaaaatgtgttaaaatctTGTGATATCTAAAGTGCGAGTGTAATGATAGTGAAATTCAAATCAGTTccatttattacaacttgggtcttattttcatagttttggtcATTGCTGTTAGACTCTTAAGCCCTTCAGATGGCAACATTACAGGGGGAGGCGGAGAATGAAATATTCACTGTGCTTTTCTGTGATTTAACTCATCCCTCCTGACAGCATTTTAACAATCTCAATATTACAGGAATAATAATCTGTAATAGACATGGACATTCCACAGGACAAAGCCAACACAGAAAGCCAAAAGCCTCGCCTGAGGAGTGTGGGAGAGTTGAAAAGGAGGCGCCAAAAATCTCATACTCGTCTCGTACTCATACTCCCTAACAGGGCTATATGTTGGTGTTAGCATGTGTCCCGATTAGCAGAAGCATTTTTGACTACttccattttcacacaaatgtcaaatttcacactgagctgataaaaaagaaaaaaactacagctAGCTCTTCCTGTGGAAAAACTTAGAGattcactttaaaatacaaGGCTCCTGATGGAATTGAAATTTCAGGAGGACAAGCGTGTTCACAGAAAAACAGTAGGTAGGCTATTTGCGACTGTAATTATTACTCTGGTGTGGGTGAAAAATGACCCACATCCCAATTGGGATGACTGCTAAACTGTAGACCAAGGGCCGGGCTGTAGAAAGTGTGAATTGATTAAATCTAATTAAATTGagttaattcaatttaatatatttgattacatttcatttgatatatttgattgcatttaattcaatttatagtagattcaattaaattaaatctaatTAGATTTGagttaattaaatgtaatcaatgtgagtttatttaactaattcaattttattaatttaattaatttcaatttattgattatttttattgtggGTGTGTGTAATACCAACAAAGTAGGCTAGCATTGCTTCATAATGGCAATactaacatgatgatgtttagcTTGTTTACTATTTTAATtcatgctagcatttgctaattagcacaaaacacagagtacaTCTGAGG contains:
- the gjb9b gene encoding gap junction protein beta 9b; translated protein: MNWSALEALLSGVNKYSTVFGRVWLSMVFVFRVMVFVVAAQRVWGDESKDFVCNTAQPGCNNVCYDHIFPISHIRLWALQLIFVTCPSLMVVGHVKYREKKDLQYTTSHKGAHLYANPGKKRGGLWWTYLVSLVFKAGFDAGFLYILYHIYDGYDMPRLSKCALEPCPNIVDCYISRPTEKKIFTLFMVVSSAFCILMCICEMIYLICKRIQKLIKRKTEADRRMFAENHEMAPLAAPRSEFRSKTSIRLDPTASSQNLSNIKAEERPSKKK